The following proteins are co-located in the Sulfurovum sp. TSL6 genome:
- a CDS encoding TIGR02453 family protein: protein MSFTGFPKEGLAFLDNIIINNSKEWLDDHKEAYEKYIVSPNKAYVEEMGEHLQILVPTIHAIPKINKSLFRIYRDARFHRLDPIKERIGIIFWQGATHRMQSSSFYMHYDPFEVFVAAGIRNFKPPLLATYREYIKNDAKRESLHHILEALKRKGYTVPEPQFKRYPVGLDKNDTYAYLYLYGAMYVYTTFPPDETFHSEAIIDKNFKIYKDMLDLHQWVYELTCVTECTEEFY from the coding sequence ATGTCTTTTACCGGATTTCCCAAAGAGGGACTTGCCTTCCTCGATAACATCATCATCAACAATTCCAAAGAGTGGCTTGATGATCATAAAGAAGCGTATGAAAAGTATATCGTATCACCCAATAAAGCCTATGTGGAAGAGATGGGTGAACATTTACAGATACTTGTACCGACTATTCACGCCATACCCAAAATAAACAAATCCCTCTTTCGTATCTATCGTGATGCCAGATTTCACAGACTTGACCCGATCAAAGAACGTATCGGTATCATATTTTGGCAGGGTGCAACGCACCGTATGCAAAGCAGTTCTTTTTATATGCACTATGATCCTTTTGAAGTCTTTGTCGCTGCGGGTATACGTAATTTCAAGCCGCCACTACTAGCTACCTACAGAGAATACATCAAAAATGATGCAAAGAGAGAAAGTTTGCATCACATCTTGGAAGCACTCAAAAGAAAAGGCTATACGGTACCTGAGCCCCAATTCAAACGTTATCCTGTAGGCCTGGATAAAAATGACACCTATGCCTACCTCTACCTCTATGGTGCGATGTATGTCTATACGACATTCCCACCCGATGAAACATTTCACTCTGAAGCTATCATAGACAAAAACTTTAAGATCTATAAAGATATGCTTGACTTGCACCAATGGGTCTATGAACTTACATGTGTAACGGAATGTACAGAAGAATTCTACTAA
- a CDS encoding saccharopine dehydrogenase family protein, whose amino-acid sequence MSKQTLIIGAGGVGNVVAFKCAMNADTFGDITLASRTLSKCDAIAANVKEKTGVQIQTRTVDADSIPELKELIAAIGASIVINVALPYQDLTIMDACEEMQVDYLDTANYEHPDTAKFEYKEQWARYEEFRKANIMGLLGSGFDPGATNVFCAYAQKHYFDEIHTIDILDCNAGDHGYPFATNFNPEINLREVSAKGRYWENGEWIETEPMEIKQVWDYPEVGPKDSYLLYHEEMESLVKHIKGLKRIRFFMTFGESYLTHMKCLENVGMLGIEEVEHKGMKIVPMEFLATLLPDPASLGPRTKGKTNIGIFAKGIKDGKERTIYIYQVSDHEKCYAEVMSQGVSYTTGVPAMIGAKLMLEGKWHGKGVFNMEELDPDPFMEEMNKQGLPWKVMELGADETRIVE is encoded by the coding sequence ATGTCTAAACAAACCCTTATCATCGGTGCCGGTGGTGTCGGAAATGTTGTTGCTTTTAAGTGTGCAATGAATGCTGATACATTTGGAGATATCACGCTGGCAAGTCGTACGCTCAGTAAGTGTGATGCAATCGCCGCAAATGTAAAAGAAAAAACAGGTGTTCAGATACAGACACGAACAGTAGATGCAGATTCCATACCTGAACTTAAAGAACTCATTGCTGCTATCGGTGCAAGTATTGTCATCAATGTGGCACTTCCTTATCAGGATCTTACCATCATGGATGCCTGTGAAGAGATGCAGGTAGATTACCTCGATACAGCCAACTACGAACACCCTGACACAGCGAAATTTGAGTACAAAGAACAATGGGCCAGATATGAAGAGTTTAGAAAAGCGAACATCATGGGCTTACTTGGGTCCGGTTTTGACCCTGGAGCGACGAATGTATTTTGTGCCTATGCACAGAAACACTACTTTGATGAAATACATACTATTGACATCCTCGACTGTAATGCAGGGGACCATGGGTATCCTTTTGCTACCAATTTCAACCCGGAGATCAATCTTCGTGAAGTCTCTGCGAAAGGTCGATACTGGGAAAATGGAGAGTGGATAGAGACAGAACCGATGGAGATAAAACAGGTATGGGACTATCCTGAAGTGGGGCCAAAAGACAGCTACCTGCTTTACCATGAAGAGATGGAGTCTTTGGTGAAACATATCAAAGGGCTAAAACGTATCAGATTTTTTATGACATTTGGAGAGAGTTATCTGACACATATGAAATGTCTTGAAAATGTGGGCATGCTTGGCATCGAGGAAGTAGAACATAAAGGGATGAAGATCGTCCCTATGGAATTCCTTGCTACCCTGCTTCCAGATCCTGCTAGTCTGGGACCACGTACAAAAGGTAAAACGAACATCGGAATCTTTGCAAAAGGTATCAAAGACGGTAAAGAGAGAACCATCTACATTTATCAAGTCAGTGATCATGAAAAATGTTATGCAGAAGTGATGAGCCAAGGTGTCAGTTATACGACGGGTGTACCTGCCATGATTGGAGCGAAACTGATGCTCGAAGGTAAATGGCATGGTAAAGGCGTCTTCAACATGGAAGAGCTTGACCCTGATCCATTTATGGAGGAGATGAACAAGCAAGGGTTGCCTTGGAAAGTCATGGAACTTGGAGCAGATGAAACAAGGATCGTAGAGTAA
- the elyC gene encoding envelope biogenesis factor ElyC, translating to MDFLLKKFISMFLMPLPLGVFFIVLALVLLYRNKTKPAKFMLILSVLWLFFFSYPPVANTLLHSIESKNATLHHAPENVKYIYVLGGGHHTDESFPITSQIFEASVVRLTEGIRLYHQLHEEASIIVSGYSGLFDPTTHAVMQEKLALALGVKKEQIILRPAPRDTEEEAIAAKALLGNKPFILVTSASHMTRAMYFFKNEGLHPIPAPTNHLASIQHLNYSKFFSSEALVKSRIVFHEILGLIWQKVKGI from the coding sequence ATGGATTTTTTACTCAAAAAATTTATCTCTATGTTTTTAATGCCCCTTCCACTTGGGGTGTTTTTCATCGTTTTAGCATTAGTATTACTCTACAGAAACAAAACTAAACCAGCAAAGTTCATGCTTATATTGAGTGTTTTATGGTTATTTTTCTTTTCTTATCCACCTGTTGCCAATACACTCTTACATAGTATTGAGTCGAAAAATGCGACACTTCACCATGCACCTGAGAATGTCAAATATATCTATGTTCTAGGTGGGGGGCATCATACGGATGAAAGTTTTCCCATTACCTCTCAGATCTTTGAAGCCTCTGTTGTTCGGTTAACTGAAGGCATACGCCTTTACCATCAACTGCACGAAGAAGCCAGTATCATTGTTTCAGGGTACAGCGGATTATTCGATCCTACAACCCATGCGGTGATGCAAGAGAAATTAGCTTTGGCTTTAGGTGTAAAAAAAGAACAGATCATACTTCGTCCAGCACCAAGAGATACAGAAGAAGAGGCCATAGCTGCAAAAGCATTACTGGGTAATAAACCATTTATCTTAGTCACCTCAGCATCTCATATGACAAGAGCAATGTACTTTTTCAAAAATGAGGGATTGCACCCGATCCCTGCACCAACGAACCATTTGGCAAGCATACAGCACTTAAACTATAGCAAATTCTTTTCTTCTGAAGCACTGGTAAAGTCTCGTATCGTATTTCATGAGATCTTAGGCTTGATCTGGCAAAAAGTGAAAGGGATATGA